From Novosphingobium decolorationis, one genomic window encodes:
- the nuoK gene encoding NADH-quinone oxidoreductase subunit NuoK — translation MIGVEHYVVVSSILFVLGVLGIFLNRKNVIIVLMAIELILLAVNINLVAFSAFLGDLTGQIFAMFVLTVAAGEAAVGLAILVIYFRGRGTIAVDDVNRMKG, via the coding sequence GTGATCGGCGTCGAACACTATGTCGTGGTGAGCTCGATCCTGTTCGTGCTTGGTGTCCTCGGCATTTTCCTCAACCGCAAGAACGTGATCATCGTCCTCATGGCGATCGAACTCATCCTGCTTGCGGTGAACATCAATCTCGTTGCGTTCAGCGCCTTCCTGGGTGACCTGACCGGCCAGATTTTCGCCATGTTCGTTCTGACCGTTGCCGCAGGTGAAGCCGCGGTGGGTCTGGCGATCCTCGTTATCTACTTCCGTGGCCGCGGCACCATCGCCGTCGACGACGTCAACCGGATGAAGGGATAA
- a CDS encoding NADH-quinone oxidoreductase subunit J, translated as MIHVIAFYLFAVMTVASGAITILSRNPVHSVLWLILAFFNAAGLMVLVGAEFIAMLLVIVYVGAVAVLFLFVVMMLDIDFAELRAGFVRYFPLGALVALVLLAEIVLGIGAYRAGSLELGTPDGTAAVAEGVSNTTAIGALLYSRYLFLFEAAGIILLVAMIGAIVLTHRQRGEALVQNISKQNARRPDEATVNVKPEVGKGVTL; from the coding sequence ATGATTCACGTTATTGCCTTCTATCTCTTCGCGGTGATGACCGTTGCCTCGGGCGCGATCACCATCCTTTCGCGCAACCCGGTGCATTCGGTCCTCTGGCTGATCCTGGCGTTCTTCAATGCGGCCGGCCTGATGGTCCTGGTCGGTGCCGAATTCATCGCGATGCTGCTTGTCATCGTTTACGTGGGCGCGGTCGCCGTCCTGTTCCTGTTCGTCGTCATGATGCTCGACATCGACTTCGCCGAACTGCGTGCAGGCTTCGTTCGCTACTTCCCGCTGGGTGCGCTCGTGGCGCTCGTACTTCTGGCTGAAATCGTCCTCGGGATTGGTGCCTACCGCGCCGGTTCGCTCGAGCTCGGCACGCCGGACGGTACCGCAGCCGTCGCCGAGGGTGTCTCGAACACCACCGCGATCGGTGCGCTCCTCTACAGCCGCTACCTGTTCCTCTTCGAGGCAGCCGGTATCATCCTGCTTGTCGCCATGATCGGCGCCATCGTCCTGACCCATCGTCAGCGCGGCGAGGCTCTCGTTCAGAACATCTCCAAGCAGAACGCGCGTCGTCCCGACGAGGCGACCGTCAACGTGAAGCCCGAAGTGGGCAAGGGGGTTACGCTGTGA